In one Pseudomonas sp. SCA2728.1_7 genomic region, the following are encoded:
- the creC gene encoding two-component system sensor histidine kinase CreC produces MSLGLRIFLVYVLFVGLTGYFVLNTVMEEIRPGVRQSTEETLVDTANLMAEILRDDFKAGTLSENRWPELLRAYGERQPQATIWGLPKNQVNHRIYVTDAKGIVVLDSSGVAVGQDYSRWNDVYLTLRGEYGARSSRSDADDASSSVMHVGAPIRDNGQIIGVVTVAKPNSSLQPYVDRTERRLLFYGAGLIGLGLLFGALLSWWLSRALHRLTGYAQAVSEGRRVEVPHYRGGELEQLANAVEQMRTQLEGKAYVERYVHTLTHELKSPLAAIRGAAELLQGDMSPVQRLRFVGNIDSESARMQQLIERLLNLAQVEQRQGLEERVAVPLTVLVDELLQGQAARIEGKQLRIEQTIAADLLLIGEPFLLRQALGNLLENALDFTPVEGLLRFSAERVGEQIEFRMFNETAPIPDYALPRLTERFYSLPRPDSGRKSTGLGLNFVEEVVKLHGGSMQIRNVENGVEVTLRLS; encoded by the coding sequence ATGTCGCTGGGGCTGCGGATCTTTCTGGTGTATGTGCTGTTTGTCGGCCTCACCGGGTATTTCGTGCTCAACACGGTGATGGAAGAAATCCGCCCCGGCGTGCGTCAGTCCACCGAAGAAACCCTGGTCGATACCGCCAACCTGATGGCGGAAATCCTGCGCGATGATTTCAAGGCCGGCACGCTCAGTGAGAACCGCTGGCCTGAGTTGCTGCGCGCCTATGGCGAGCGCCAGCCGCAAGCGACCATTTGGGGTTTGCCGAAAAATCAGGTCAACCATCGCATCTACGTCACCGATGCCAAAGGAATAGTCGTGCTCGACTCCAGTGGCGTTGCGGTCGGTCAGGATTACTCGCGCTGGAACGACGTCTACCTGACCCTGCGCGGTGAGTACGGCGCCCGTTCGAGCCGCAGCGATGCGGATGACGCGAGTTCGTCAGTGATGCACGTCGGCGCGCCAATTCGCGATAACGGGCAGATTATCGGCGTGGTCACTGTGGCCAAACCCAACAGTTCATTGCAGCCCTATGTGGATCGTACCGAACGGCGTCTGCTGTTTTACGGCGCGGGTTTGATTGGTTTAGGTCTGTTGTTTGGCGCGTTGCTGTCGTGGTGGTTGAGCCGCGCGCTGCACCGTTTGACCGGTTATGCCCAAGCGGTGAGCGAAGGCCGGCGGGTGGAAGTGCCGCACTATCGCGGTGGCGAGCTGGAACAACTGGCTAACGCTGTGGAGCAGATGCGCACGCAGCTGGAAGGCAAGGCTTACGTCGAGCGCTACGTGCACACGCTGACCCATGAACTGAAAAGTCCGCTGGCGGCAATTCGTGGCGCCGCGGAGTTGCTGCAAGGGGACATGTCACCGGTTCAGCGGCTGCGCTTTGTCGGCAACATCGACAGCGAAAGTGCACGGATGCAGCAGTTGATCGAACGACTGCTGAATCTGGCGCAGGTGGAGCAACGTCAGGGCCTGGAGGAACGGGTCGCGGTGCCGTTAACGGTCTTGGTCGATGAGTTACTGCAAGGTCAGGCGGCGCGGATTGAAGGCAAGCAATTGCGCATCGAACAGACCATTGCGGCGGATCTGCTGTTGATTGGCGAGCCGTTTTTGCTGCGTCAGGCGTTGGGTAATCTGCTGGAGAATGCGCTGGATTTCACCCCGGTTGAGGGGCTGCTGCGGTTCAGTGCCGAGCGGGTTGGCGAGCAGATCGAATTTCGAATGTTCAATGAAACGGCGCCGATTCCGGACTACGCTTTGCCGCGTCTGACCGAGCGCTTCTACTCGTTGCCGCGCCCGGACAGTGGGCGAAAAAGCACGGGGTTGGGGCTTAACTTCGTTGAAGAAGTGGTCAAGTTGCATGGTGGATCTATGCAGATTCGCAATGTCGAGAACGGTGTGGAAGTGACATTGCGCCTGTCTTGA
- the creD gene encoding cell envelope integrity protein CreD, which yields MNKNLTIKLGAIAVLILLLLIPLLMIDGVIDERQQLRDGVLEDIARSSSSSQQLSGPLMVVPYRKVIHNWKTNDKTNQRYDEPSEERGRLYFLPERFELDGQVQTELRARGIYEARLFHADNRINGHFSLPAQLGIKEDFSDYQFDAPFLAVGISDIRGIENALKLELDGQRLDFVPGTQVGWLGEGVRVTLPLLDTSKATELGFGFDLRLQGTGSLQVLPVGKTSSVSLTANWPHPSFVGNFLPGKREINDQGFSADWQTTFFSTNLQDAMSRCVSSNDCEAFNGRSFGVSFIDPVDQYLKSDRAIKYALLFIVLTFAGFFLFEVLKSLAVHPVQYALVGVALAFFYLLLLSLSEHIGFAPAYLLSASACVLLIGFYVCHVLRSVRHGLSFSAGLAALYGLLYGLLSAEDYALLMGSLLLFGLLGVFMVLTRKLDWYGIGQKPAKPLEFDVGAMQ from the coding sequence ATGAACAAGAATCTGACGATAAAGCTCGGCGCTATCGCCGTGCTGATCCTGCTGTTGCTGATCCCGCTGCTGATGATCGACGGCGTTATCGACGAGCGCCAACAGTTGCGTGATGGCGTGCTCGAAGACATCGCCCGCAGTTCCAGCTCCAGCCAGCAACTGAGTGGGCCGTTGATGGTGGTGCCGTATCGCAAAGTGATTCACAACTGGAAAACCAACGACAAGACCAACCAGCGTTACGACGAGCCGAGCGAAGAGCGCGGTCGTTTGTACTTCCTGCCGGAGCGTTTCGAACTCGACGGCCAAGTGCAGACCGAACTGCGTGCGCGGGGTATTTATGAGGCGCGGCTGTTCCACGCCGATAACCGTATCAACGGCCATTTCTCGTTGCCAGCGCAGTTGGGCATCAAAGAAGATTTCAGTGACTACCAGTTCGATGCACCGTTTCTCGCTGTCGGTATCAGCGACATTCGCGGTATCGAAAATGCGCTGAAACTGGAACTCGATGGTCAGCGTCTGGACTTCGTGCCAGGCACTCAAGTCGGCTGGCTCGGTGAAGGCGTGCGAGTGACGTTGCCGCTGCTCGACACCAGCAAAGCCACGGAACTTGGCTTTGGCTTCGATTTGCGCCTGCAGGGCACCGGCTCGTTGCAAGTGCTGCCGGTGGGCAAGACCAGCAGTGTCAGCCTCACGGCCAACTGGCCACACCCGAGTTTTGTCGGCAACTTCCTGCCGGGCAAACGCGAGATCAACGATCAGGGTTTCAGCGCCGATTGGCAGACCACGTTCTTCTCCACCAACCTGCAAGACGCTATGAGCCGCTGCGTGAGCAGCAATGATTGCGAGGCATTCAACGGCCGCAGCTTTGGCGTGAGCTTCATCGATCCGGTGGATCAGTACCTGAAGAGCGATCGGGCGATCAAATATGCGCTGCTGTTCATCGTCCTGACGTTCGCCGGTTTCTTTCTGTTCGAAGTACTCAAGAGCCTGGCCGTGCACCCGGTGCAATACGCATTGGTAGGCGTGGCGCTGGCGTTCTTTTATCTGTTGTTGCTGTCGTTGTCGGAGCACATTGGTTTTGCCCCGGCGTATTTGTTATCGGCCAGTGCTTGTGTGCTGTTGATCGGGTTTTATGTCTGCCACGTGTTGCGCAGTGTGCGCCATGGTTTGAGTTTTTCGGCGGGATTGGCGGCCCTGTACGGCCTGCTCTATGGCTTGCTGAGCGCCGAGGATTACGCGTTGTTGATGGGCTCGCTGTTGCTGTTTGGCTTGCTCGGCGTGTTTATGGTGCTGACGCGCAAACTGGATTGGTACGGGATCGGGCAGAAGCCGGCCAAGCCGTTGGAGTTTGATGTGGGGGCGATGCAATGA
- a CDS encoding glutathione S-transferase: MSAPSMTLYHNTLSPFVRKVMVLLHETGQQDRVALQDCVLSPVSPSAELNVDNPLGKIPALRLADGNVIHDSRVILDYLDQQHVGNPLIPREGSARWRRLTLASMADGIMDASVMVRYEMVLRAPEKHWDEWLEAQRDKIRRALAVLEKDAIAELTSHFDVAAISVACALGYLDLRFPDLGWREANPQLANWFFEVSQRPSMIATMPKP; this comes from the coding sequence ATGTCCGCCCCCAGCATGACCCTGTACCACAACACGCTCTCCCCGTTCGTGCGCAAAGTGATGGTGTTGCTGCACGAAACCGGCCAGCAGGATCGCGTCGCCCTGCAAGACTGCGTACTCAGCCCGGTCAGCCCGAGCGCCGAGCTCAATGTCGACAACCCGCTGGGCAAGATCCCTGCCCTGCGCCTGGCCGATGGCAATGTCATCCATGACAGCCGCGTCATCCTCGATTACCTCGACCAGCAGCACGTCGGCAACCCGCTGATCCCGCGCGAAGGTTCGGCGCGCTGGCGGCGTCTGACCCTGGCCTCGATGGCCGACGGGATCATGGATGCGTCGGTGATGGTGCGTTATGAAATGGTCCTGCGTGCTCCGGAAAAGCATTGGGACGAATGGCTCGAGGCCCAGCGCGACAAGATCCGCCGCGCCCTCGCTGTACTGGAAAAGGATGCGATTGCCGAGCTGACCAGCCATTTCGATGTGGCAGCGATCAGCGTGGCATGTGCGCTGGGTTACCTCGACCTGCGTTTCCCTGATCTGGGTTGGCGTGAGGCCAACCCGCAATTGGCCAACTGGTTCTTTGAAGTGAGTCAGCGACCGTCCATGATCGCCACGATGCCCAAGCCTTAA
- a CDS encoding PepSY domain-containing protein, with protein MKSKTIRRWSFIHTWTSLICTVFLLLLALTGLPLIFHHEIEHLLGDAPEVREMPADTPRLNLAQLVEAAEKHRPDEVVQYFGFDDDEPNAVLTIMAKTAGTEPNSSHTFMLDARTGEALETPSANGGLMLFILRLHVDMFAGLPGKLLLAFMGMLFVVAIVSGTVLYLPFMRRLKFGTVRQDKSTRLRWLDLHNLIGVVTLTWALVVGVTGVISACADLLIAAWRNDALTALIEPYRDAPPLTHLAPATGLLDIAAEVAPDMKADFIAFPGTRFSSEHHYSVFMKGGTHLTSHLLTPVLIDATTLQVTAVAERPWYMDAMGVSQPLHFGDYGGMPMKILWATLDVLTIIVLGSGVYLWVVRRKAAKPVLETAEASA; from the coding sequence ATGAAAAGTAAAACAATTCGTCGCTGGTCGTTCATCCACACCTGGACCAGCCTGATTTGCACCGTGTTTTTGTTGCTGCTGGCACTGACCGGTTTGCCACTGATTTTCCATCACGAGATCGAGCACCTGCTCGGCGACGCACCCGAAGTGCGCGAGATGCCGGCCGACACGCCGCGCCTGAATCTGGCGCAACTGGTCGAGGCTGCCGAAAAGCATCGCCCCGACGAAGTCGTGCAGTACTTCGGTTTCGATGACGATGAGCCGAATGCCGTTCTGACGATCATGGCGAAAACCGCCGGCACCGAGCCGAATTCGTCGCACACCTTCATGCTCGATGCGCGTACCGGTGAAGCACTGGAAACGCCGTCGGCCAACGGCGGCTTGATGCTGTTCATCCTGCGCCTGCACGTCGACATGTTTGCCGGATTGCCGGGTAAATTGCTGCTGGCGTTCATGGGCATGTTGTTTGTCGTGGCCATCGTGTCTGGAACGGTGCTGTACCTGCCGTTCATGCGCCGCTTGAAGTTCGGCACGGTGCGTCAGGACAAATCAACCCGCTTGCGCTGGCTCGACCTGCATAACCTGATCGGCGTTGTCACCCTGACCTGGGCGCTGGTGGTCGGCGTGACTGGCGTGATCAGCGCTTGCGCAGACCTGTTGATCGCCGCTTGGCGCAACGATGCACTGACTGCGCTGATCGAACCCTACCGCGATGCGCCACCGCTGACCCACCTGGCGCCGGCCACGGGTTTGCTCGATATCGCCGCCGAAGTGGCACCGGACATGAAAGCGGATTTCATTGCCTTCCCCGGCACACGGTTTTCCAGCGAACACCACTACTCGGTGTTCATGAAGGGCGGTACGCACCTGACCTCGCATCTGCTGACGCCGGTGCTGATCGATGCCACCACGCTGCAGGTCACCGCCGTGGCCGAACGGCCGTGGTACATGGACGCCATGGGCGTGTCGCAACCGCTGCACTTCGGTGACTACGGCGGCATGCCAATGAAAATCCTCTGGGCCACGCTTGATGTGCTGACCATCATCGTGCTCGGCAGTGGCGTGTATCTGTGGGTGGTGCGGCGCAAAGCGGCCAAGCCTGTGCTGGAAACGGCGGAGGCGTCTGCATGA
- a CDS encoding TonB-dependent siderophore receptor: MSRSLDTLLRPSLLAVAIALSAPLISSPLLAAEQASSVRAYNLPAAPLSTTLNQIASQGGIALSLNPSLAAGKTSAPVNGQYDAAGALRAALRGTGLQLEQSSTGTYSLVAVPEGTLALPETSVIGVENLESAWGPVEGYTATRTAAGSKTDTALVEAPRSISVATRQQMDDRSVHSLDDAVRYMPGITASSYGSDTRADWLRVRGFEPTQFLDGLPLPKGVYANPKQETWNLDRLALLRGPASSVYGQTPPGGLLDMVSRRPSAEASNEIQLQYGSDNHRQINFASTGKIDDAGQFLYGLSGVVRDSGTQVDHVDNKRYNIAPSLTWNINDDTKLTLLSQFTRDDTGITSQFLPVQGTKIKSPLGDISHHKNLGDPDWEYYDRTYYALGYAFEHRLNDVWQFKQNLRYTKSNLSFQSLTPGSYPFTEVDDQGNVGRTSTSVEEDISQFAVDNNFQADFATGDIRHTLLLGLDHQRSNTNYTSIFGDGLPTNVITPIYGQPIVRPARSTAFYDYDQKTYQTGLYIQDQMALDQWRLTLGGREDWVHTSTKFLNKGDATNTQRDKAFSGNAALSYVFDNGFVPYLSYAESFQPTTGADATSTGSLKPTEGKQWELGIKYQPPGSKTLLTAAVYDLTQKNVSVNTFVNNVSITSQTGEVKVKGLELEAVSDVTDNLKVIAAYTLAKSEVQNGVDKGNRLQLMPNQQASLWTDYTWHAGVLDGFGIGGGVRYTGNTYGDKANTWLGKADAYTVFDASVHYDLGRLDNSLKGASLAVNATNLFDKEYISTCDSFYCYYGDTRSVVASATYKW; encoded by the coding sequence ATGTCCCGTTCGCTAGACACCTTGTTGCGCCCCAGTCTGCTGGCCGTCGCCATCGCGCTCAGCGCACCGCTGATCAGCAGTCCGTTGCTCGCCGCTGAACAAGCGTCCAGCGTGCGCGCCTACAACCTGCCGGCGGCGCCACTGTCGACCACCCTGAACCAGATCGCCAGCCAGGGCGGCATCGCGCTGTCGCTGAATCCGTCGCTGGCGGCGGGCAAGACTTCGGCACCGGTCAACGGCCAGTACGATGCGGCAGGCGCTCTGCGCGCGGCGCTGCGTGGCACCGGTCTGCAACTGGAGCAAAGCAGCACCGGCACCTACAGTCTGGTCGCCGTGCCTGAAGGGACGTTGGCCCTGCCGGAAACTTCCGTCATCGGCGTAGAAAACCTGGAAAGCGCCTGGGGCCCGGTCGAAGGCTACACCGCCACCCGCACCGCCGCCGGCAGCAAGACCGACACCGCGCTGGTCGAAGCACCGCGTTCAATCTCCGTCGCCACTCGCCAGCAAATGGACGACCGCAGCGTGCACAGCCTCGATGATGCCGTGCGCTACATGCCAGGCATCACCGCCAGCAGCTACGGCAGCGACACCCGCGCCGACTGGCTGCGTGTGCGCGGTTTCGAACCGACCCAGTTCCTCGACGGCCTGCCGCTGCCAAAAGGCGTGTACGCCAACCCGAAACAGGAAACCTGGAACCTCGACCGCCTCGCCCTGCTGCGCGGCCCAGCCTCTTCGGTTTACGGCCAGACCCCGCCGGGCGGCCTGCTGGACATGGTCAGCCGTCGCCCAAGTGCTGAAGCCAGCAACGAAATCCAACTGCAATACGGCAGTGACAACCATCGCCAGATCAACTTCGCCAGCACCGGCAAGATCGATGACGCCGGTCAGTTTCTCTACGGCCTCAGCGGTGTGGTGCGCGACAGCGGCACCCAGGTCGATCACGTCGACAACAAGCGCTACAACATCGCGCCGAGCCTGACCTGGAACATCAACGACGACACCAAGCTCACCCTGCTGAGCCAGTTCACCCGCGACGATACCGGCATCACCAGCCAGTTCCTGCCGGTGCAGGGCACCAAGATCAAGTCACCGCTCGGCGATATTTCCCACCACAAGAACCTGGGTGATCCGGACTGGGAATATTACGATCGCACCTACTACGCGCTGGGCTATGCCTTCGAACATCGTCTGAACGATGTCTGGCAGTTCAAGCAGAACCTGCGCTACACCAAGTCGAATCTGTCGTTCCAGTCGCTGACCCCGGGGTCCTACCCATTCACCGAAGTGGATGATCAAGGCAATGTCGGGCGCACCAGCACCAGCGTCGAAGAAGACATCAGTCAGTTCGCCGTGGACAACAACTTCCAGGCCGACTTCGCCACCGGCGACATCCGCCACACTCTGCTGCTGGGCCTTGATCACCAGCGCAGCAACACCAACTACACCTCTATCTTCGGTGATGGCCTGCCCACCAACGTCATCACGCCGATCTACGGTCAGCCGATCGTGCGCCCGGCACGCTCGACGGCGTTTTACGATTACGACCAGAAGACCTACCAGACCGGCCTGTACATCCAGGACCAGATGGCCCTCGACCAGTGGCGCCTGACCCTCGGCGGCCGTGAGGACTGGGTGCACACCAGCACCAAATTCCTCAACAAGGGTGATGCCACCAACACCCAGCGCGACAAGGCCTTCAGTGGCAACGCAGCGCTCAGCTACGTGTTCGACAACGGTTTCGTGCCGTACCTGTCGTACGCCGAATCCTTCCAGCCGACCACGGGCGCCGACGCTACTTCGACCGGCTCGCTCAAACCGACCGAAGGCAAGCAGTGGGAACTGGGCATCAAGTACCAGCCACCGGGCAGCAAAACCCTGCTGACCGCTGCCGTATACGACCTCACTCAGAAGAACGTTTCGGTCAACACCTTCGTCAACAACGTGTCGATCACCAGCCAGACCGGCGAAGTGAAAGTCAAAGGCCTGGAGCTGGAAGCGGTTTCCGACGTCACCGACAACCTGAAAGTCATCGCTGCCTACACCCTGGCCAAATCGGAAGTGCAGAATGGCGTCGACAAAGGCAATCGCCTGCAACTGATGCCGAACCAGCAAGCGTCGCTGTGGACCGATTACACCTGGCACGCCGGCGTGCTCGACGGCTTCGGCATTGGCGGTGGCGTGCGTTACACCGGCAACACCTACGGCGACAAGGCCAACACCTGGCTGGGCAAGGCGGATGCCTACACCGTGTTCGACGCTTCGGTGCATTACGACCTCGGTCGTCTGGACAACAGCCTCAAAGGCGCGTCGCTGGCGGTCAACGCGACCAACCTGTTCGACAAGGAATACATTTCCACCTGCGACAGCTTCTACTGCTACTACGGCGACACGCGCAGTGTCGTCGCCAGCGCCACTTACAAGTGGTAA
- a CDS encoding FecR family protein, with protein sequence MSPASSRPVPAHVLDAAIAWQLTLDSSSPLEREEFAKWHAAHEEHARAWRQLGTLDQRFSVAKGPARSALLQSREGIRRRVRKLGSGLASVVVLVGLGLFASERFIPLDYWLADQRTATGEQRTVRLADGTVLNLNTHSAVDVRFDEKRRLIVLQEGEILVETGHGDARPFIVETREGSMRALGTRFLVKREDEGTRLSVLQSAVAAHPLSSPEEQILHEGQQVLLRSDGLGSIVALNPGADAWTRGMLVVDNARLGDLVHELGRYRRGHLGVAPEVADLRITGSFPLHDTDKALSALLPTLPVQIERHTPYWVTVAKADIKPE encoded by the coding sequence ATGAGTCCGGCCAGTTCCAGACCGGTGCCGGCCCATGTGCTGGACGCAGCGATTGCCTGGCAACTGACCCTCGACTCGAGCAGTCCGCTGGAGCGCGAAGAGTTCGCCAAATGGCACGCGGCCCATGAAGAGCACGCCCGTGCCTGGCGGCAGTTGGGCACGCTTGATCAGCGTTTCAGCGTGGCCAAGGGCCCGGCCCGCAGCGCCTTGCTGCAATCGCGCGAAGGTATTCGGCGGCGTGTACGCAAGCTCGGCAGTGGGCTGGCCAGCGTTGTGGTGCTTGTCGGTCTGGGGCTGTTTGCCAGCGAACGGTTTATACCGCTGGATTACTGGCTCGCCGATCAACGCACTGCTACGGGCGAACAGCGCACCGTGCGCCTGGCTGACGGCACTGTGCTGAATCTCAATACCCACAGTGCGGTGGACGTGCGTTTTGATGAAAAACGCCGATTGATCGTCCTGCAGGAAGGCGAAATTCTCGTCGAAACCGGTCATGGCGATGCGCGCCCGTTCATCGTCGAAACCCGCGAAGGCAGCATGCGCGCCTTGGGTACGCGGTTTCTGGTCAAGCGTGAAGACGAAGGCACGCGTCTGAGCGTGTTGCAGTCGGCGGTCGCGGCGCACCCGCTATCCAGCCCTGAAGAGCAAATCCTCCATGAAGGCCAGCAAGTGCTGCTGCGCAGTGACGGGTTGGGCTCGATTGTCGCGCTCAATCCCGGCGCAGATGCCTGGACCCGAGGCATGTTGGTGGTGGATAACGCGCGACTCGGCGATCTGGTGCATGAGCTCGGGCGTTATCGTCGTGGGCATCTGGGCGTGGCGCCGGAAGTCGCGGATTTACGCATCACCGGCAGCTTCCCGCTGCATGACACCGATAAAGCCTTGAGCGCATTGCTGCCGACTTTGCCGGTGCAGATCGAGCGGCATACGCCGTATTGGGTCACAGTCGCGAAGGCTGATATCAAGCCTGAGTGA
- a CDS encoding RNA polymerase sigma factor — translation MYRDHRGWLLAWLRRNVACPERAEDLSQDTFVRLLGRDDMLTPREPRAFLVAIAKGLLFDYFRRAALEQAYLTELMLIPEGEQPSVEEQQMILEDLKAIDRLLGKLSTKARAAFLYNRLDGLSHAEIADKLSVSVPRVRQYLAQGIRQCYIALYGEPT, via the coding sequence ATGTATCGCGACCATCGCGGTTGGCTGCTGGCTTGGCTGCGGCGCAATGTAGCGTGCCCAGAGCGCGCCGAAGACCTGAGCCAAGATACCTTTGTGCGCCTGCTCGGTCGCGACGACATGCTGACACCGCGCGAGCCGCGCGCTTTTCTGGTGGCGATCGCCAAAGGTCTGCTGTTTGACTACTTCCGCCGCGCGGCCCTGGAACAGGCCTACCTCACCGAGTTGATGCTGATCCCCGAAGGCGAACAACCGTCGGTGGAAGAACAGCAAATGATCCTCGAAGACCTCAAAGCCATCGACCGCTTGCTCGGCAAGCTGTCGACCAAGGCCCGCGCCGCGTTCCTTTATAACCGCCTCGATGGCCTCAGCCATGCCGAGATCGCCGACAAGCTCAGCGTCTCGGTGCCGCGCGTTCGGCAATATCTGGCGCAAGGCATTCGGCAGTGCTACATCGCCCTGTACGGGGAACCGACATGA
- a CDS encoding 3'-5' exonuclease, with product MSLFSWLRPASAVVPVDFQQRLAQLPTITELRECTLREQRWVVLDLETTGLNLSKDRVLSIGAVVIEDGAIDFSQQFERTLQCRELKLSPSVLIHGLGPNAIAAGSEPAEALLELLEFIGESPVLAFHAPFDQHMLGRALKEHLGHKLQQVFLDVADIAPLVCPQANIREAGLDEWIDWFKLEVFERHNASADALATAELALILFSRARGQQIHSPLNLQQRLSQWKRRQQVPSF from the coding sequence ATGAGCCTGTTTTCGTGGCTGCGTCCGGCGAGTGCGGTGGTGCCGGTGGATTTTCAGCAGCGTCTGGCGCAGTTGCCGACGATTACCGAACTGCGCGAATGCACGTTGCGCGAACAACGTTGGGTGGTGCTGGATCTTGAAACTACCGGGCTGAATCTGAGCAAAGACCGTGTGCTGTCGATTGGCGCGGTGGTGATCGAGGACGGCGCGATCGACTTCAGCCAGCAGTTCGAACGCACGCTGCAATGTCGCGAATTGAAGCTCAGCCCCAGCGTGTTGATTCACGGATTGGGGCCGAATGCGATTGCCGCCGGCAGTGAGCCGGCCGAGGCGCTGCTGGAGTTATTGGAGTTTATCGGTGAAAGCCCGGTATTGGCGTTTCATGCGCCGTTTGATCAGCACATGCTCGGGCGCGCGTTGAAGGAGCATTTGGGGCACAAGTTGCAGCAGGTGTTTCTTGATGTCGCCGACATTGCACCGCTGGTGTGTCCGCAGGCGAATATTCGTGAGGCCGGGCTGGATGAGTGGATCGACTGGTTCAAGCTTGAGGTGTTCGAGCGGCATAACGCGAGCGCCGATGCGCTGGCGACGGCGGAACTGGCGTTGATTCTGTTCAGCCGGGCGCGGGGACAGCAGATTCATAGTCCGTTGAATTTGCAGCAGCGGTTGAGTCAGTGGAAGCGTAGGCAGCAGGTGCCTTCGTTTTAA